The Bosea sp. AS-1 region GCCCCGCCGTCTCGATGGTCCTGCCGCTGTTCCTTGCCGTTGCGGTTTCGCCTGGCTGGACCCTGCTTCTTTGGGTCGGCGCACTCTTCCTCGTGATGGAGCTGGTGATCAACAATGTCGTGGAACCGTGGCTCTACGGTTCCCGGACCGGGCTGTCGCCGCTCGCCATCATCGTTTCAGCGATCTTCTGGACCTGGCTGTGGGGGCCTGTGGGGCTGGTGATGTCGACGCCGCTCACGGTCTGCCTCGTCGTGCTCGGCAAGCATGTTCCGCAGTTCCAGTTCTTCGAGGTCCTGCTCGGAAACGAGCCGGTTCTCGACCCCGAGATGCGGCTCTATCAGAGGTTGCTCGCCAATGATCCGAACGAAGCCACGGACCAGCTCGAGGAGCTGCTGGAGGAGAGGGCGCTTCCGGAGGTCTATGGCGAGATCGCCATCCCGGCCCTGATCCTGGCCGACCGCGACAGGCAGCGCGGCGTCATGGCCGAGGACCAGCTCGGGACGGTGTCATCGGCCGCCCGGACCGTCGTCGCCAACCTGTCGGAAGACATGGACTCGGCGGAGGCGAAGGAAGAAGCGCGCGAAGAGCGCGCACCTGCCACCCCGGTGAGATCCGCACTGTGTGTCGGCGGCCGCAGCGCGCTGGACGATGTCAGTGCGATGATGCTCGCCCACGCCCTTGCTGCCGAAGGGTATCGAGCCACGGCGGTCGCGCGGACGATGCTGGGGGCGGCGAGGGCCGAGCGGGCCTCCGATGTCGCCGTCGTCGCCGTCTGCCTGCTGAATGTCGCCTCGATCCGCAGCGGACGCTTTCTGGTGAGGCGCCTGAAGCGGCAATGGCCGCAGGCGCGGATCGGCCTGGTGATTTGGCGCGATCCCGCCGAGCCGGAGGTTGCCACCGGGACAGGGCTCATGCCGGAAGCGGATTTCGTCGCGCAGAGCTTCAGCGAGGTGGCTGCTTCTGTCGCGGGCACGGATCGGAGCGAACGTCGAGAAGAGAACCTAGCCTGACGGGGCGCTCGTCCTCAGCCATTTCCCTACGGGATTCTGCGAACCTGCGCGATCCTCAC contains the following coding sequences:
- a CDS encoding AI-2E family transporter, encoding MNPDKVMSSAAPADSGPDSGVGGHAGLPANWPQIVALLGTVAVLYVAREVFIPLAIAVLLTFALAPLVSIIRRAGVWRTPAVIAVVTAAFIGIAAFSFLVVSQLSELSGQLPTYQANILEKVRSLKDAGAGHGVIAQITEAVERVGREIGRSGDAATGQRDGEGSGPLLVQIYSPEQPIQILTSMISPLIGPLATAGLVIVVVIFMLLEREDLRDRFIRLVGYSDLHRTTEALQEAGSRVGQYLLMQLVVNVTYGVPVALGLWWIGIPNAALWGALAIVMRFVPYIGPAVSMVLPLFLAVAVSPGWTLLLWVGALFLVMELVINNVVEPWLYGSRTGLSPLAIIVSAIFWTWLWGPVGLVMSTPLTVCLVVLGKHVPQFQFFEVLLGNEPVLDPEMRLYQRLLANDPNEATDQLEELLEERALPEVYGEIAIPALILADRDRQRGVMAEDQLGTVSSAARTVVANLSEDMDSAEAKEEAREERAPATPVRSALCVGGRSALDDVSAMMLAHALAAEGYRATAVARTMLGAARAERASDVAVVAVCLLNVASIRSGRFLVRRLKRQWPQARIGLVIWRDPAEPEVATGTGLMPEADFVAQSFSEVAASVAGTDRSERREENLA